In Desulfomicrobium macestii, the following proteins share a genomic window:
- a CDS encoding protein adenylyltransferase SelO codes for MSSQDQNPLAGQGWNFDNTYTRLPESLFVRQKPIAVKKPGLALLNRELASSLGLDADSLDGPEGAAVFAGNSLPAGADPIAQAYAGHQFGHFTMLGDGRAILLGEHVTARGERFDIQLKGSGQTPFSRRGDGRAALGPMLREYVISEAMHALGIPTTRSLAVATTGEPVHRETTLAGAVLTRVASSHIRVGTFEYLAARGKTEDLRILAEYTIRRHYPELAEARNPFLELLRAVMEGQARLVTSWLHVGFIHGVMNTDNMALCGESIDYGPCAFMDAYDPATVFSSIDRDGRYAYGNQPSIAQWNLTRLAETLLPLLHEREEKATVLAQETLEEFPAMFRRHWIEGMRDKLGLFTAEDEDASLTQELLKLMQEGGADYTLTLRGLTEETPDGSFYRDIGFMRWRERWEARLARQHETPEESRILMRAHNPAVIPRNRRVEEALEAATLKNDLEPMKRLLDALSTPFEDRPEHARYRNPAPLDADYRTFCGT; via the coding sequence ATGTCTTCTCAAGATCAAAATCCACTCGCCGGACAAGGCTGGAATTTCGACAATACCTACACCCGTCTGCCCGAATCACTTTTCGTGCGTCAAAAGCCCATTGCGGTAAAAAAGCCGGGCCTTGCCCTCCTGAACCGCGAACTGGCGTCGTCCCTGGGCCTTGATGCGGACAGCCTCGACGGTCCGGAAGGGGCCGCCGTTTTTGCCGGAAACAGCCTCCCCGCAGGAGCGGACCCCATTGCCCAGGCCTACGCGGGGCATCAGTTCGGACATTTCACCATGCTCGGCGACGGCCGCGCCATTCTCCTTGGCGAACATGTCACCGCCAGGGGCGAGCGCTTCGACATCCAGCTCAAGGGCTCGGGCCAGACCCCATTTTCCCGCCGGGGCGATGGACGCGCGGCCCTTGGGCCCATGCTCCGCGAATACGTCATCAGCGAGGCCATGCACGCCCTTGGAATCCCGACCACGCGCAGCCTCGCCGTGGCCACCACCGGCGAACCCGTACACCGCGAAACAACCCTGGCGGGAGCCGTCCTGACCCGCGTGGCGAGCAGCCACATCCGCGTGGGCACCTTTGAATACCTTGCGGCGCGCGGCAAGACCGAGGACCTGCGCATCCTGGCCGAATACACCATCCGCCGACATTACCCGGAACTTGCCGAGGCCAGGAACCCCTTCCTCGAACTGCTGCGCGCGGTCATGGAGGGCCAGGCCCGGCTCGTGACCAGCTGGCTGCATGTCGGCTTCATCCACGGAGTCATGAACACCGACAACATGGCCCTGTGCGGAGAAAGCATCGACTACGGCCCATGCGCGTTCATGGACGCATACGACCCGGCCACCGTATTCAGCTCCATTGATCGCGACGGACGCTATGCCTACGGCAACCAGCCCTCCATTGCCCAATGGAACCTGACACGCCTGGCCGAAACCCTGCTCCCGCTGCTGCATGAGCGTGAGGAAAAGGCCACGGTGCTGGCCCAGGAGACCCTGGAGGAATTTCCGGCGATGTTCCGGCGACACTGGATTGAAGGCATGCGGGACAAACTTGGCCTGTTCACAGCCGAGGACGAGGACGCGTCCCTGACCCAGGAGCTGCTGAAGCTCATGCAGGAAGGCGGCGCGGACTATACCCTGACGCTGCGCGGGCTCACGGAAGAGACTCCGGATGGTTCATTTTACCGCGACATCGGTTTCATGCGCTGGCGAGAGCGCTGGGAAGCGCGGCTGGCCCGACAGCACGAGACACCCGAGGAGTCGCGCATTCTCATGCGCGCGCACAACCCGGCCGTCATCCCGCGCAACCGCCGCGTGGAGGAAGCGCTGGAAGCGGCAACCCTGAAAAACGACCTTGAGCCCATGAAGCGACTTCTGGACGCCCTGTCCACCCCCTTCGAGGACCGGCCCGAACACGCGCGCTACCGCAATCCGGCTCCGCTTGACGCCGATTACCGGACATTCTGCGGAACATGA
- a CDS encoding YaiI/YqxD family protein, protein MIDTPMRIWVDADACPRVIKDILYRAADRRKVRLILVANSRFPVPKSEFIDFVQVGAGFDKADLAIVEQARDGDLVITTDIPLASGVIEKGGLGLSPRGELFTPDNIRSRLTMRDFLDEMRGCGVMTGGPSALGARDRQEFSNQLDRLLTGRGY, encoded by the coding sequence ATGATCGACACGCCCATGCGCATCTGGGTTGATGCCGACGCCTGCCCCAGGGTGATCAAGGACATCCTCTACCGTGCGGCCGACCGGCGCAAGGTGCGGCTCATCCTGGTGGCCAATTCACGCTTCCCCGTGCCCAAATCCGAATTCATCGATTTCGTGCAGGTCGGCGCGGGTTTCGACAAAGCGGACCTGGCCATCGTGGAGCAGGCCCGCGACGGAGACCTGGTCATCACCACCGACATCCCGCTGGCTTCGGGGGTCATCGAAAAGGGCGGACTGGGCCTTAGTCCACGGGGCGAACTGTTCACGCCGGACAACATCCGCAGCCGCCTGACCATGCGCGATTTTCTGGACGAGATGCGCGGGTGCGGGGTCATGACCGGCGGGCCTTCGGCCCTTGGCGCCCGGGATCGGCAGGAATTTTCCAATCAGCTGGACCGGCTGCTTACCGGACGCGGGTACTGA
- the larC gene encoding nickel pincer cofactor biosynthesis protein LarC, translating to MPELHLDCPAGIAGDMFLAAMADLGVELAPLHAAFAGAGVDVEIAALEARDKGIRGKRMHIAAPHAQPLRHLADLTAIVRALPFSENVRSRSEAALERLAEVEARVHGCAVADVHFHEVGAVDTLVDVVGAFWALEVLGVVRVTCSRLPWFSGTVQCAHGLMPLPAPATTLLLQGKPVYPTELVGELITPTGALLLDRMVDEFTSGPTGCLERSGLGLGTMELPTVNGLRVLLLAGDGPGLERVTVLETNVDHLTGEEIGGVFNVLLDAGALDVLFLPGVMKKNRPGGLLQVLCRPGDLARIRDLTFAQTMTLGLRMTETTRAVLPRAASTRPTPWGDVDVKETVIGEENYARPEFEALQALARRTGRSVAQLRYLLDKD from the coding sequence ATGCCCGAGTTGCATCTTGATTGTCCAGCCGGGATCGCCGGCGATATGTTCCTGGCGGCCATGGCCGACCTGGGAGTGGAGCTGGCCCCCTTGCACGCCGCTTTTGCCGGGGCCGGAGTAGATGTCGAAATCGCGGCCCTTGAAGCCCGTGACAAGGGCATACGCGGCAAACGCATGCACATCGCCGCCCCCCATGCCCAGCCCCTGCGGCATCTGGCCGACCTGACGGCCATTGTGCGGGCCTTGCCTTTTTCGGAGAATGTCCGTTCACGCAGCGAGGCCGCCCTTGAGCGTCTGGCCGAGGTCGAGGCGCGGGTGCATGGCTGCGCGGTGGCTGATGTGCACTTTCATGAAGTCGGGGCCGTGGACACGCTGGTCGACGTGGTCGGGGCCTTTTGGGCTCTGGAAGTGCTTGGTGTCGTCCGCGTGACCTGCTCCCGCTTGCCCTGGTTTTCGGGCACGGTGCAGTGCGCGCATGGGCTCATGCCCCTGCCCGCCCCGGCGACGACACTCCTTTTGCAGGGAAAGCCCGTGTACCCGACGGAGCTGGTCGGGGAGCTGATCACCCCCACGGGCGCGCTTCTCCTGGACCGGATGGTCGACGAGTTCACGTCAGGTCCCACTGGATGTCTTGAGCGCTCCGGGCTTGGCCTTGGGACCATGGAGCTGCCCACGGTCAACGGCCTGCGCGTCCTGCTTCTGGCCGGGGACGGGCCGGGGCTGGAGCGGGTCACGGTGCTTGAGACCAATGTCGATCATCTCACGGGGGAGGAGATAGGCGGGGTTTTTAACGTGTTGCTTGATGCCGGGGCGCTGGATGTGCTTTTCCTGCCCGGAGTGATGAAGAAAAACCGGCCCGGGGGACTTTTGCAGGTGCTGTGCAGGCCCGGGGATCTGGCTCGTATCCGCGATCTGACCTTTGCCCAGACCATGACCCTTGGGCTGCGCATGACCGAGACGACCCGCGCCGTGCTGCCCCGCGCCGCGTCCACGCGGCCCACGCCCTGGGGCGATGTGGACGTCAAGGAAACCGTCATCGGAGAGGAAAATTACGCCCGCCCCGAATTTGAGGCCCTGCAGGCCCTGGCCAGACGCACGGGCCGCTCCGTGGCCCAGTTGCGCTACCTGCTGGACAAAGACTGA
- a CDS encoding PA2779 family protein: protein MNRQKWFFNTRVCWPILVAYLFIAFIPSNADAFLAQSRLSSGEIVSERSADIASIQSALENKVVTQRLADYGLTPEEVDAKLGSLSDEQLHQLAGLSGDVGGGILGAVIAVLLVILLVVLILHISDKRIVIS from the coding sequence ATGAATCGACAAAAATGGTTTTTCAACACGCGCGTGTGCTGGCCGATTCTGGTCGCTTATCTCTTTATCGCTTTCATTCCGTCCAACGCCGATGCCTTTCTGGCGCAAAGCCGCCTGTCTTCGGGCGAGATCGTGTCCGAGCGCAGCGCCGACATCGCTTCCATCCAGAGCGCCCTGGAGAACAAGGTCGTGACCCAGCGGCTGGCTGACTACGGCCTGACTCCGGAAGAGGTGGACGCCAAGCTCGGTTCGCTTTCCGACGAGCAGCTGCATCAGCTGGCCGGTCTCTCCGGCGACGTGGGCGGCGGCATTCTCGGGGCGGTCATCGCGGTCCTGCTGGTCATTTTGCTGGTCGTGCTCATCCTGCACATAAGCGACAAGCGCATTGTCATCAGCTAG
- a CDS encoding carbon-nitrogen hydrolase family protein, which produces MKIAAVQLSGLPGDVRGNLDKIRAAVRVGAEASCRLLLFPEISDLGYDMPAIALGGRDWWPRVRDELSELAREHELCLACGVCLPGPDGLANALVAFGPKGDILATYRKIHLFTATDADETGVFSPGGEIVCFDFEGIRFGLSICYDLRFPELYRAQALGGSQAMLLASAWPRVRTDIWQTLCTARALENQCYLLGANRVGTQGAFPFGGRSLFVTPGGEITLADEMREGLTLGSIDLAELTAIRRNIPALAHRRPEIYAGAACNSARSL; this is translated from the coding sequence ATGAAAATCGCCGCAGTTCAACTGTCCGGACTTCCAGGAGATGTGCGCGGCAATCTGGACAAGATCCGCGCCGCGGTCCGGGTGGGGGCCGAAGCGTCCTGCCGCCTGCTGCTCTTTCCGGAAATATCGGACCTCGGCTACGACATGCCGGCCATCGCGCTCGGCGGCCGCGACTGGTGGCCCAGGGTCCGGGACGAACTCTCGGAACTGGCGCGGGAGCATGAACTCTGCCTGGCCTGCGGCGTGTGCCTGCCCGGGCCGGACGGACTGGCCAATGCGCTGGTGGCCTTCGGCCCGAAAGGCGACATCCTGGCCACCTACCGCAAAATCCATCTTTTCACGGCCACGGATGCCGACGAAACCGGGGTCTTCAGTCCCGGCGGCGAGATCGTCTGTTTCGACTTCGAGGGAATCCGCTTCGGCCTCTCCATATGCTACGACCTGCGCTTTCCCGAACTCTACCGGGCGCAGGCGCTCGGCGGAAGCCAGGCCATGCTCCTGGCTTCGGCCTGGCCCCGGGTGCGCACGGACATCTGGCAGACCCTCTGCACGGCCCGGGCCCTTGAAAACCAGTGCTATCTGCTGGGCGCCAACCGGGTCGGAACCCAAGGAGCCTTTCCTTTTGGCGGACGGTCCCTCTTCGTCACTCCCGGCGGCGAAATCACCCTGGCGGACGAAATGCGCGAGGGCCTGACCCTGGGCAGCATCGATCTGGCCGAACTGACCGCCATCCGCCGAAACATCCCGGCCCTGGCTCATCGAAGACCCGAAATCTATGCCGGAGCTGCCTGCAATTCGGCACGGAGCCTTTGA
- the infA gene encoding translation initiation factor IF-1 has protein sequence MAKEESIEVEGVVEEAMPNAMFLVRLENGHQVLGHISGKMRKFYIRILPGDRVKLELSPYDLTRGRITYRFK, from the coding sequence ATGGCCAAGGAAGAGTCTATCGAAGTTGAAGGTGTCGTCGAGGAAGCCATGCCCAATGCCATGTTTCTGGTTCGTCTGGAAAATGGCCATCAGGTGCTTGGACACATCTCAGGAAAGATGCGCAAGTTCTACATCCGCATCCTGCCCGGTGACAGGGTCAAGCTGGAGCTTTCTCCCTATGACCTGACTCGCGGCAGAATCACCTACCGCTTCAAATAA
- a CDS encoding PHP domain-containing protein, producing the protein MPEIDLHTHSTASDGTLSPSELVAAAVAARLKAIALTDHDTVMGLPEACAAGRELGLEVIGGCELSVEFERGSMHLLGLWLPQHPPRLQATLDRLSDLRTARNENIIANLNSYGVDITHTELEDITTGGSIGRPHFAQLLVQKGFAINFQDAFLNWLRPGTKGYAPKEKLRPREAIELLKDEQATVILAHPCTLKLEKDEVENVLRELKDFGLDGMEVFYSMHTQAQTNFYAGLCNKLDLLPSAGSDFHGDNKRGIALGRGKGGLRPSYELVRRMKEARQKLGFQFPTCS; encoded by the coding sequence ATGCCGGAAATAGATCTTCACACCCACTCCACCGCGTCCGATGGCACTTTAAGTCCCTCGGAGCTCGTCGCCGCGGCCGTTGCCGCACGCCTCAAGGCCATCGCCCTGACCGACCACGACACGGTCATGGGGCTGCCCGAAGCCTGCGCCGCAGGACGCGAACTCGGCCTGGAAGTCATCGGGGGGTGCGAACTGAGCGTTGAATTCGAACGCGGCAGCATGCATCTGCTGGGCCTGTGGCTGCCCCAGCACCCGCCGCGCCTGCAAGCCACCTTGGACCGCCTGAGCGACCTGCGCACGGCGCGCAACGAAAACATCATCGCCAACCTGAACTCCTACGGTGTGGACATCACCCACACCGAACTGGAGGATATCACCACTGGCGGTTCCATAGGTCGTCCCCATTTCGCGCAACTGCTGGTGCAAAAAGGCTTCGCGATCAATTTCCAGGATGCGTTCCTGAACTGGCTGCGGCCCGGCACCAAGGGCTACGCACCCAAGGAAAAACTCCGCCCCCGCGAGGCCATCGAGCTTCTTAAAGACGAACAGGCCACGGTCATCCTGGCCCATCCCTGCACGTTGAAGCTCGAAAAAGACGAGGTGGAGAACGTGCTGCGCGAGCTCAAGGATTTCGGCCTCGACGGCATGGAAGTCTTTTATTCCATGCACACCCAGGCCCAGACAAATTTTTACGCAGGCCTGTGCAACAAGCTGGACCTGCTCCCGAGCGCGGGCTCGGACTTTCATGGCGACAACAAGCGGGGCATCGCCCTGGGCCGGGGCAAGGGCGGCCTGCGCCCCTCCTACGAGCTGGTGCGGCGCATGAAGGAAGCACGTCAAAAACTCGGTTTTCAATTTCCAACCTGCTCGTAA
- a CDS encoding peptidase U32 family protein codes for MTPSPELLVPVGSPDKLATALRYGADAVYLGGQSLSLRAKSDGFSFPELENAVKETHRHGAKVYFTLNLLAWEEHLSDVERYLEEIDACNVDGVIIADPGIVAMARKRIPHIPIHLSTQANTSNSASAMFWRDQGVRRVNVARELGAGRIRAMAQKVRDLELEVFVHGAMCMAISGRCLLSAHLNQRSGNLGLCTHPCRFDYKITAVRLEERLRPGQDMWEVCEDEQYTQIMGAQDLCLIKYLRWFRQAGISSLKIEGRMKTPSYLAQVTDIYRTALNDLEQGAFRPALYLEELQQLGTRSLSTGFFTPERITLRPALPKNLKKNIVAKLIEPVRPGLWLMDVKCRFQVGAPLEIVLPGLRRPLLASGDYGVEKEEGFHLSTAHSGLRLLLHCDHPELEPGIFLRAHLPDAHNGQEG; via the coding sequence ATGACACCATCCCCCGAACTTCTCGTCCCTGTCGGCAGCCCGGACAAGTTGGCCACGGCCCTGCGCTACGGCGCCGACGCCGTCTATCTTGGCGGCCAGTCCCTGAGCCTGCGCGCCAAAAGCGACGGCTTCTCATTCCCCGAACTTGAAAATGCGGTCAAAGAGACGCACCGGCACGGGGCCAAGGTCTACTTCACACTGAACCTGCTGGCCTGGGAAGAGCACCTGAGCGACGTGGAGCGGTATCTGGAAGAGATCGACGCCTGCAACGTGGACGGCGTCATCATCGCCGACCCCGGCATCGTGGCCATGGCCCGAAAAAGAATTCCGCACATTCCCATCCACCTCTCCACCCAGGCCAACACGTCCAACTCCGCCTCGGCCATGTTCTGGCGGGATCAGGGCGTGCGCAGGGTCAATGTGGCCAGGGAGCTTGGCGCCGGTCGCATCCGGGCCATGGCGCAAAAAGTTCGTGATCTTGAACTGGAGGTGTTCGTGCACGGAGCCATGTGCATGGCCATCTCGGGTCGCTGCCTGCTGTCCGCGCACCTGAACCAGCGTTCGGGCAACCTGGGCCTGTGCACGCACCCCTGCCGCTTCGACTACAAGATCACCGCCGTTCGTCTGGAAGAACGCCTGCGCCCGGGCCAGGACATGTGGGAGGTCTGCGAGGACGAGCAGTACACGCAGATCATGGGTGCCCAGGACCTGTGTCTGATCAAGTACCTGCGCTGGTTCCGGCAAGCGGGCATAAGCAGCCTGAAGATCGAGGGACGCATGAAGACGCCGTCCTATCTGGCCCAGGTCACGGACATCTACCGCACGGCATTGAACGATCTGGAACAGGGCGCGTTTCGCCCCGCACTGTATCTTGAGGAATTGCAGCAACTCGGCACGCGGTCGCTCTCAACCGGATTCTTCACCCCCGAGCGCATCACCCTGCGCCCCGCCCTGCCCAAAAATCTCAAAAAAAATATCGTCGCCAAGCTGATCGAACCCGTGCGTCCGGGGCTGTGGCTCATGGACGTCAAGTGCCGCTTTCAGGTCGGCGCCCCTCTTGAAATCGTGCTCCCCGGCCTGCGCCGCCCGCTGCTGGCCTCCGGGGACTATGGCGTTGAAAAAGAGGAAGGCTTTCACCTGAGCACCGCCCACAGCGGGCTGCGCCTGCTCCTGCATTGCGACCATCCGGAGCTTGAACCGGGCATCTTCCTGCGCGCCCACCTGCCCGACGCCCACAACGGCCAGGAAGGCTGA
- a CDS encoding PAS domain-containing sensor histidine kinase yields the protein MAPRKSLSKRLSLSLGLLSTVIILAVSTLVFLFLSWRVGNQMRERAESTITFLAQALEAPLWALDRESAAAVAKATSMDVHVGLLELRDARDEVWFAHGTGQALFIIREAEIRHDGQVIGFIRLGLEDSARQRTLVGIGLAGGGIALLVIVAQYCLGRRLMRHYFQTPFAALDSLVGAYARGEYTQTDPGVYYTEFEPLVRGFLDMGRTIQRQVSALAESEEKYRVIFDHSPVGIFRTTLDGKLLEGNAALRGMFGYSSREDYLASSGLRVESVYAEPSAREAYLRALLSSEGALSMEVEFVRKDGSHFEGVLTASIQQDAQGRPLFLNGVVEDVSARKQAERELALERMLTQAIFESVPGLLFLYDSKGRLVRWNRAHESMTGFSADEMLGRSILDWFGGREPHASNIRAALERGLKDGMATVEAEMLTRDGRAVPFYFSGVAVVIDGKTYLTGIGIDITERKQAEERLRQSEEKFSQLFRLSPDVIILMNLAEGRIIDVNEAFSRLTGFAHHEAVGKTAFELGLYADPAMREVVRRRMQQSGQIDNIDFSLGCKGGKAISCVLSSQLLTVDDEKCVLAVLHDVTEFKHMQELMIQSEKMISVGGIAAGVAHEINNPLGIIMVSSQNLVQRSRPDFPKNIEAAQGIGLDMDLFDRYMRIRGLYDFIRNIQDASVRAADIIRHMLDFSRRSESKRSLCDLRAVIERAMLLADKDYDLKKSYDFNRIEIVWECADNFPAVRCTETEIEQVFLNLLRNAAQAMASARPEVVRPRIVVRMKTEADHVVLEVEDNGPGMPPEVQRRAFEPFFTTKPPGVGTGLGLSVSYFIITRGHDGRMRLESRPGEGTRFIIELPVLGSGRKKKGECIHES from the coding sequence GTGGCTCCCAGGAAATCTCTCTCCAAGCGTCTCTCCCTTTCTTTGGGACTGCTGAGCACGGTCATCATCCTTGCCGTTTCGACGCTGGTCTTCCTTTTTCTTTCGTGGCGGGTGGGCAACCAGATGCGTGAACGGGCCGAGAGCACCATCACATTTCTGGCTCAGGCCCTTGAAGCCCCGCTCTGGGCCCTTGACCGGGAAAGTGCGGCGGCGGTGGCAAAGGCCACGAGCATGGACGTGCACGTCGGCCTGCTGGAGTTGCGGGATGCCCGGGATGAAGTGTGGTTTGCCCACGGCACCGGCCAGGCGCTTTTCATCATCCGCGAGGCCGAGATCAGGCACGATGGGCAGGTCATCGGTTTCATCCGCCTGGGCCTGGAGGATTCCGCCCGGCAAAGGACCCTGGTCGGCATCGGTCTGGCAGGCGGCGGCATCGCCCTGCTTGTCATCGTGGCGCAGTATTGCCTGGGCAGGCGCCTCATGCGCCACTATTTTCAGACGCCTTTCGCGGCCCTTGATTCCCTGGTCGGGGCCTATGCGCGGGGAGAGTATACCCAGACCGACCCCGGGGTCTATTACACGGAGTTCGAGCCGCTGGTGCGTGGGTTTCTGGACATGGGACGCACCATCCAGCGGCAGGTCAGCGCCCTGGCCGAGAGCGAGGAGAAGTACCGGGTGATTTTCGATCATTCTCCCGTGGGAATTTTTCGTACCACCCTGGACGGGAAGCTGCTGGAAGGCAACGCCGCGCTGCGCGGCATGTTCGGCTATTCTTCCCGCGAGGATTACCTTGCCTCCAGCGGACTTCGGGTCGAGTCGGTCTATGCGGAGCCTTCGGCTCGCGAGGCATATTTGCGAGCGCTGCTGTCTTCCGAAGGTGCTTTGAGCATGGAGGTGGAGTTCGTGCGCAAGGACGGCTCGCACTTCGAGGGCGTCCTGACCGCTTCGATTCAGCAGGACGCACAAGGCCGTCCGCTGTTCTTGAACGGCGTGGTCGAGGATGTCAGTGCTCGCAAGCAGGCCGAACGCGAGCTTGCCCTGGAGCGGATGCTGACCCAGGCCATCTTCGAGAGCGTGCCCGGACTTTTGTTTTTGTACGACAGCAAGGGCAGGCTCGTGCGCTGGAACAGGGCGCACGAATCGATGACCGGATTCTCGGCCGACGAGATGCTGGGGCGCAGTATTCTCGACTGGTTTGGCGGGCGGGAGCCCCATGCCTCCAATATTCGGGCCGCACTTGAAAGGGGCCTCAAGGATGGGATGGCCACGGTCGAGGCCGAAATGCTCACCAGGGACGGGCGAGCCGTTCCCTTCTATTTTTCCGGAGTGGCCGTGGTCATCGACGGAAAAACCTATCTGACGGGCATCGGCATCGACATTACGGAGCGCAAGCAGGCCGAAGAGCGACTGCGACAGTCGGAAGAGAAATTTTCGCAGCTGTTCAGGCTTTCGCCCGATGTCATCATTCTCATGAACCTGGCCGAGGGGCGGATCATCGACGTCAACGAAGCCTTTTCCCGGCTGACGGGCTTCGCCCATCATGAGGCCGTGGGCAAGACCGCGTTTGAGCTTGGGCTCTATGCCGATCCGGCCATGCGCGAGGTTGTGCGGCGGCGCATGCAGCAGAGCGGACAGATCGACAACATCGATTTTTCCCTGGGATGCAAGGGTGGAAAAGCGATTTCGTGCGTGCTTTCAAGCCAGCTTCTGACGGTTGATGACGAGAAATGCGTTCTGGCCGTGCTGCATGATGTCACGGAGTTCAAGCATATGCAGGAACTCATGATCCAGAGCGAAAAGATGATTTCCGTGGGCGGGATCGCGGCAGGCGTGGCCCATGAGATCAACAATCCGCTCGGCATCATCATGGTCAGCAGCCAGAACCTCGTGCAGAGAAGCCGGCCGGATTTTCCCAAGAACATCGAGGCGGCCCAAGGTATCGGCCTCGATATGGATTTGTTCGATCGGTATATGCGAATCCGGGGGCTCTACGATTTTATCCGCAATATCCAGGATGCTTCCGTGAGAGCCGCGGACATCATCCGGCACATGCTTGATTTTAGTCGCCGCAGCGAATCAAAGCGCAGCCTTTGCGATCTGCGCGCCGTCATCGAACGGGCCATGCTGTTGGCGGACAAGGACTACGACCTGAAGAAGAGTTATGATTTCAATCGGATAGAAATTGTATGGGAGTGCGCTGATAATTTTCCCGCCGTCAGGTGCACGGAGACCGAAATCGAGCAGGTGTTTTTGAACCTGCTGCGCAATGCGGCCCAGGCCATGGCTTCGGCCCGGCCGGAGGTGGTGAGGCCGCGCATCGTGGTGCGCATGAAGACCGAGGCGGATCATGTGGTGCTGGAAGTGGAAGACAACGGCCCGGGCATGCCGCCCGAAGTGCAGCGCCGGGCCTTCGAGCCGTTCTTCACCACAAAGCCGCCGGGAGTGGGCACGGGGCTCGGCCTTTCCGTGTCCTATTTCATCATCACCCGTGGCCACGATGGCAGGATGCGTTTGGAGTCCCGCCCAGGCGAAGGCACGCGCTTCATCATCGAACTCCCGGTCCTTGGGTCCGGCCGTAAAAAAAAGGGCGAGTGCATCCACGAATCATGA
- a CDS encoding CBS and ACT domain-containing protein, whose translation MIIKEWMTKDVVTVDPETSMMRAAKLMKEKGIRRLPVVDEKGKLLGMLSDRDVKEASPSKATTLDVHELYYLLSEIKVKNIMTPNPITIRESDTVVKCAAIMHDKKISGLPVLNDKDELVGIMTQNEVYSVLLSNTGVYHGGIQIGLQLSDVRGSLKEVLDCIRGHKARISSILTSYDKVEKGYRQVFIRIMDMDKSALNELQKELTEKYNLTFWVRDNLN comes from the coding sequence ATGATCATAAAGGAATGGATGACCAAGGACGTTGTCACGGTGGACCCCGAAACCTCCATGATGAGAGCGGCCAAGCTGATGAAGGAAAAAGGCATCCGCCGTCTGCCCGTGGTCGATGAAAAGGGCAAGCTGCTCGGGATGCTCAGCGACCGCGACGTGAAGGAAGCCTCCCCCTCCAAGGCCACGACCCTTGACGTGCACGAGCTTTACTACCTGCTCTCCGAGATCAAGGTCAAAAACATCATGACCCCGAATCCCATAACCATCAGGGAATCGGACACGGTGGTGAAGTGCGCGGCCATCATGCACGACAAGAAAATTTCCGGCCTGCCCGTGCTGAACGACAAGGACGAACTGGTCGGCATCATGACCCAGAACGAAGTCTACAGCGTACTTCTGAGCAACACAGGCGTTTACCACGGCGGAATACAGATCGGCCTCCAACTTTCCGACGTTCGAGGCAGCCTGAAGGAAGTGCTCGACTGCATTCGCGGACACAAAGCCCGCATCAGCTCCATCCTGACCTCCTACGACAAGGTCGAGAAGGGCTACCGCCAAGTCTTCATCCGCATCATGGACATGGACAAGTCCGCACTGAACGAACTGCAAAAGGAACTGACCGAAAAATACAACCTGACCTTCTGGGTTCGGGACAACCTCAACTAA
- a CDS encoding chemotaxis protein CheX — MSPDLAKPFISATKHVLSATAALEVVAGPPYVKKDKIACGCVSALIGITGDKKGTFCISFDKNTAVYIVRQMLGDAIEDVVQDVQDAMGEITNMISGHARVGLVDLGFKLQGSTPSVIMGDNHSISYRTSARAIAIPFSCQAGKFTLEFCFD, encoded by the coding sequence ATGAGCCCCGATTTGGCCAAACCTTTCATAAGCGCAACCAAGCATGTACTCTCCGCCACTGCGGCTCTTGAGGTCGTGGCTGGCCCGCCCTATGTGAAAAAAGACAAGATTGCCTGCGGCTGTGTTTCCGCGTTGATCGGCATCACCGGCGACAAAAAAGGGACTTTCTGCATCTCTTTCGACAAGAACACGGCCGTTTACATAGTCCGGCAAATGCTCGGCGACGCCATCGAGGATGTCGTGCAGGACGTGCAGGACGCCATGGGCGAAATCACGAACATGATCTCCGGCCATGCACGGGTCGGGCTGGTCGATCTGGGCTTTAAGCTGCAAGGCTCCACACCGTCGGTCATCATGGGAGACAACCACTCCATATCATACCGGACCTCGGCGCGGGCCATCGCCATCCCCTTCTCCTGTCAGGCTGGAAAGTTCACCCTCGAATTCTGTTTCGACTAG